From Daucus carota subsp. sativus chromosome 6, DH1 v3.0, whole genome shotgun sequence, the proteins below share one genomic window:
- the LOC108226485 gene encoding transmembrane emp24 domain-containing protein p24beta2 isoform X1, protein MGNALLILITLFVLITGGAEGIRFVIDREECMSHKVEYEGDNVHLSFVVIKSDAPWNSDNYGVDLVIKGPSGDQIHDFRDKTSEKYEFTAQKRGVYRFCFTNKSPYHETIDFDVHVGHFAYYDQHAKDEHFNPLLEQITKLEEALYGIQFEQHWLEAQTMRQSIVNEVLSRRAIHKAIFESAALISASVLQVYLLQRLFERKLGTSRV, encoded by the exons ATGGGAAACGCGTTACTCATCTTAATCACATTGTTTGTGTTAATTACCGGAGGAGCAGAAGGGATAAGATTTGTGATAGATAGAGAAGAATGTATGTCACATAAAGTTGAATACGAAGGCGATAATGTTCATCTCTCTTTTGTTGTTATCAAGTCCGATGCTCCTTGGAATTCCGATAATTACGGTGTTGATCTTGTG ATAAAAGGACCTTCTGGTGACCAGATACATGATTTCCGTGACAAGACTAGCGAGAAGTATGAGTTTACGGCTCAAAAGAGAGGCGTATATCGCTTCTGCTTTACAAATAAATCACCTTACCATGAAACCATAGACTTTGATGTGCATGTTGGCCATTTCGCATACTATGATCAACACGCAAAAGATG AGCACTTTAATCCCTTGCTGGAACAAATAACAAAGTTAGAGGAAGCTCTGTACGGCATCCAATTTGAACAGCATTGGTTAGAGGCTCAGACCATGCGCCAGTCTATAG TGAATGAAGTGCTGAGTAGGAGAGCAATCCACAAGGCAATATTCGAATCTGCAGCACTTATTAGTGCTAGCGTACTGCAAGTGTACCTCCTGCAGCGCCTTTTTGAACGAAAACTTGGGACATCCAGAGTTTAG
- the LOC108226485 gene encoding transmembrane emp24 domain-containing protein p24beta2 isoform X2, with product MGNALLILITLFVLITGGAEGIRFVIDREECMSHKVEYEGDNVHLSFVVIKSDAPWNSDNYGVDLVIKGPSGDQIHDFRDKTSEKYEFTAQKRGVYRFCFTNKSPYHETIDFDVHVGHFAYYDQHAKDEHFNPLLEQITKLEEALYGIQFEQHWLEAQTMRQSIG from the exons ATGGGAAACGCGTTACTCATCTTAATCACATTGTTTGTGTTAATTACCGGAGGAGCAGAAGGGATAAGATTTGTGATAGATAGAGAAGAATGTATGTCACATAAAGTTGAATACGAAGGCGATAATGTTCATCTCTCTTTTGTTGTTATCAAGTCCGATGCTCCTTGGAATTCCGATAATTACGGTGTTGATCTTGTG ATAAAAGGACCTTCTGGTGACCAGATACATGATTTCCGTGACAAGACTAGCGAGAAGTATGAGTTTACGGCTCAAAAGAGAGGCGTATATCGCTTCTGCTTTACAAATAAATCACCTTACCATGAAACCATAGACTTTGATGTGCATGTTGGCCATTTCGCATACTATGATCAACACGCAAAAGATG AGCACTTTAATCCCTTGCTGGAACAAATAACAAAGTTAGAGGAAGCTCTGTACGGCATCCAATTTGAACAGCATTGGTTAGAGGCTCAGACCATGCGCCAGTCTATAG GTTAA